From Marmota flaviventris isolate mMarFla1 chromosome X, mMarFla1.hap1, whole genome shotgun sequence, the proteins below share one genomic window:
- the Tent5d gene encoding terminal nucleotidyltransferase 5D: MSEIRFSNLTWEQVITLDHVLEEVIPIHGRGNFPTLEVKPKDIIHIVKDQLIEQGIIVKDTRLNGSTASYILASHNGIIYKDLDIIFGVELPSDQEFQVVKDSVLGCLLDFLPKGVKKEKITLKTMKEAYVQKMIKVCNKHDHWSLISLSNNTGKNVELKFVNSLRRQFEFSVDSFQILLDPMLDFYSNKSAKLAKEFYPVVVAESMYGDFQEAMIHLKYKLISTRKPEEIRGGGLLKYSNLLVRDFKPACEAEIKTLERYMCSRFFIDFPDVGEQQKKIESYLRNHFIGEGKSKYDYLMTLHGIVNQSTVCLMGHERRQTLNMITLMALKVLGEQNILPSTDNVTCYYQPAPYLVAEGRYPVYHVTSGPPPIFFQPYHALHFHVPNGMV, encoded by the coding sequence ATGTCTGAAATCAGATTCAGCAATCTCACTTGGGAGCAAGTTATAACACTGGATCACGTGTTAGAGGAAGTAATTCCAATTCATGGACGGGGAAATTTCCCTACACTGGAGGTAAAACCAAAAGATATCATTCATATTGTGAAAGATCAACTCATAGAGCAAGGAATTATTGTTAAAGATACCAGATTGAATGGTTCCACAGCAAGTTACATACTTGCAAGCCATAATGGAATCATCTATAAAGATCTGGACATAATTTTTGGTGTTGAACTTCCAAGTGATCAGGAATTTCAGGTAGTTAAGGATTCAGTTCTAGGTTGTCTACTTGACTTTTTACCAAAAGgtgtaaaaaaggaaaagattaccCTAAAGACCATGAAAGAGGCTTATGTGCAGAAGATGATCAAAGTTTGCAATAAGCATGATCATTGGAGTCTCATCTCTCTTTCAAATAACACTGGGAAGAATGTAGAATTAAAATTTGTGAATTCACTCAGACGACAATTCGAATTTAGTGTAGATTCCTTTCAAATCCTTTTGGATCCCATGCTAGACTTCTACAGCAACAAAAGTGCTAAGCTAGCCAAAGAATTCTATCCTGTTGTTGTAGCTGAAAGTATGTATGGAGACTTCCAAGAAGCAATGATACATTTGAAATACAAGCTGATATCTACCAGGAAACCTGAAGAGATTAGAGGTGGTGGCCTTTTGAAATATAGTAACTTGCTGGTTCGTGACTTCAAGCCAGCTTGTGAAGCAGAAATCAAGACCCTGGAACGTTATATGTGTTCTAGATTCTTCATCGATTTTCCTGATGTAGgagaacaacaaaagaaaattgaatcATACCTCCGCAACCATTTCATAGGTGAAGGAAAGAGCAAATATGACTACCTTATGACCTTGCATGGAATTGTGAACCAAAGCACTGTTTGTCTAATGGGACATGAAAGAAGACAGACTCTCAACATGATCACCCTTATGGCTTTAAAAGTACTTGGAGAACAGAATATTCTACCCAGTACAGACAATGTAACTTGCTATTATCAACCTGCTCCATACTTAGTTGCTGAGGGAAGGTATCCTGTTTATCATGTAACATCTGGGCCACCACCCATTTTCTTCCAGCCATATCATGCATTGCACTTTCATGTGCCAAATGGTATGGTTTAA